In Pongo pygmaeus isolate AG05252 chromosome 13, NHGRI_mPonPyg2-v2.0_pri, whole genome shotgun sequence, one genomic interval encodes:
- the TMEM215 gene encoding transmembrane protein 215: MRPDDINPRTGLVVALVSVFLVFGFMFTVSGMKGETLGNIPLLAIGPAICLPGIAAIALARKTEGCTKWPENELLWVRKLPCFRKPKDKEVVELLRTPSDLESGKGSSDELAKKAGLRGKPPPQSQGEVSVASSINSPTLTEEGECQSLVQNGHQEETSRYLNGYCPSGSSLAYSALDVKCSARDRSECPEPEDSIFFVPQDSIIVCSYKQNSPYDRYCCYINQIQGRWDHETIV; this comes from the coding sequence ATGCGGCCTGATGACATTAACCCGAGGACTGGGCTGGTCGTGGCCCTGGTCAGTGTCTTCCTGGTCTTTGGTTTCATGTTCACCGTCTCTGGGATGAAAGGGGAGACTTTGGGAAACATCCCCCTCCTGGCCATCGGGCCAGCCATCTGCCTACCAGGCATCGCAGCCATTGCCTTGGCCAGGAAAACCGAGGGATGCACCAAGTGGCCAGAGAACGAGCTGCTGTGGGTCCGCAAATTGCCCTGCTTCCGGAAACCCAAAGACAAGGAGGTGGTAGAGCTGCTGAGGACCCCTTCAGACCTAGAATCCGGCAAGGGGAGCTCAGATGAGCTGGCTAAGAAGGCGGGCCTCAGGGGGAAGCCTCCCCCACAAAGCCAGGGTGAGGTGTCCGTGGCCAGCTCCATCAACAGCCCCACACTCACGGAGGAAGGAGAATGCCAGAGCCTCGTCCAGAATGGGCATCAGGAGGAGACGTCCAGATACCTGAACGGCTACTGCCCTTCGGGCAGTTCCCTCGCCTACAGTGCCTTGGACGTCAAGTGCTCAGCAAGGGACAGATCTGAGTGCCCTGAGCCTGAGGACAGCATCTTCTTTGTGCCCCAGGACAGTATCATCGTTTGCTCCTACAAGCAGAACAGCCCCTATGACAGATACTGTTGTTATATCAATCAGATACAAGGCAGGTGGGACCACGAGACCATCGTCTAA